In the Grimontia kaedaensis genome, one interval contains:
- a CDS encoding penicillin acylase family protein encodes MLKAIKFVTYSAIVLALLATAVFYGALTLSLPTLSGSTSTRSIKDTTYLQRDDLGTSIIIAQNRSDASYALGFAHGQDRFFQMDLLRRNAAGELSALFGEAALPIDENRRFHQFRKRSEEAFKRLPKADQRELETYTNGVNDALAQFSVPSFEYLVTQTQPQPWKPEDSLLAIFSMYLDLQGRNLERDLLTDALYQQFGDDIASFLLQPSPFQAALDGSKIKTKPEPAPELPSSLLETAQRVEIEKTIAVGSNNWAVEGSLTRNGKAMLSDDMHLGLAVPVIWYRTQLNIQSGDDLLQITGVSLPGAPAIVVGSNGHVAWGFTNGYMDTADWYRLSPKDKTRLETETIPLKEGEHKYLLEQSEFGPVRVIDGEKYALSWVAHRDYAVNLNLMKLEQAETVKQALDVSKATGIPVQNMVLADSKGNIAWQATGAIPDRKQPLARPVPSSAYDKRWQQSAKDVPFIVNPKSERIWTGNSRVVSAKEDQRYGNGGYALGARSAQIKRRLMEKDIFDIEDFYAIQLDNEAVFLQRWYELLLELLTRDDTLFQEDIKALSSWNNCACEDSVGYTLVRKYRDELIDRLFAPLETHLEEQQLSLSLIERQIEPALWQLVKEQPESWLPKNTADWNQFLVMAYLEMRDNLMIEMTGHANGSLQALKWGAVNQLEVQHPFSRQIPILGSILDMPPVAGFGDRFMPAVQGRTFGASQRLIVQPGDEINGVLTLPGGQSGHPLSPFYRKGFESYSNNAFTPLLPGPPVQQISFEPN; translated from the coding sequence ATGCTCAAGGCAATTAAATTTGTCACCTATAGTGCTATCGTTCTGGCGCTACTCGCCACCGCTGTATTTTACGGCGCGCTTACGCTCAGCCTTCCAACCTTATCTGGCAGTACTTCTACCCGCAGCATTAAAGACACCACTTATCTTCAGCGTGATGATTTGGGTACGTCAATCATCATCGCCCAGAATCGGTCCGATGCCTCTTACGCGTTGGGGTTTGCTCATGGGCAGGACAGGTTCTTCCAGATGGATTTATTACGCAGAAATGCAGCTGGTGAACTGTCGGCGTTGTTTGGAGAAGCAGCGCTCCCGATTGATGAGAACCGTCGTTTTCACCAGTTCCGCAAAAGGAGCGAAGAGGCATTCAAGCGATTGCCAAAAGCTGATCAGCGAGAGCTCGAGACCTATACCAATGGCGTCAATGATGCTCTGGCACAATTCTCAGTACCTTCTTTTGAATACTTGGTGACGCAGACTCAACCCCAACCTTGGAAACCGGAAGATTCATTGCTGGCAATATTCAGCATGTATCTGGACTTGCAAGGGAGGAACCTTGAAAGGGATTTGCTGACGGATGCACTGTACCAACAATTTGGGGACGATATAGCGTCTTTCCTGCTGCAGCCTTCGCCATTTCAAGCAGCTCTGGATGGCTCAAAAATCAAGACAAAGCCAGAACCTGCACCTGAACTACCTTCTTCTTTGTTGGAAACAGCTCAGCGCGTAGAGATAGAAAAAACTATTGCGGTAGGAAGCAATAACTGGGCAGTAGAAGGTTCGTTAACGCGAAACGGTAAAGCCATGCTGTCAGATGACATGCACCTTGGCCTCGCCGTTCCTGTTATCTGGTATCGCACTCAGTTAAATATCCAATCCGGTGATGATCTGTTGCAGATAACGGGTGTCAGTTTACCCGGGGCACCAGCGATTGTGGTGGGCTCCAATGGTCATGTCGCTTGGGGGTTCACCAATGGCTACATGGATACAGCAGATTGGTATCGCTTAAGCCCGAAAGACAAAACCAGACTGGAAACTGAAACGATTCCTCTCAAAGAGGGAGAGCATAAGTACCTGCTGGAACAGAGTGAGTTTGGTCCAGTCCGCGTCATCGATGGAGAAAAATATGCGCTGAGTTGGGTCGCGCATCGTGACTACGCTGTGAACCTCAACTTAATGAAGCTTGAGCAAGCGGAAACGGTTAAACAGGCACTGGATGTTAGTAAAGCAACAGGCATTCCAGTGCAAAACATGGTGCTGGCAGATTCAAAGGGAAATATTGCCTGGCAAGCAACCGGGGCTATCCCTGACAGAAAACAACCGCTCGCCAGACCAGTACCTTCAAGTGCATATGACAAGCGCTGGCAACAAAGCGCAAAAGATGTTCCTTTTATCGTAAACCCTAAATCAGAAAGAATCTGGACGGGTAACAGCAGGGTAGTGAGCGCCAAAGAAGATCAGCGCTATGGAAACGGTGGTTACGCGCTTGGTGCAAGAAGTGCACAGATTAAGCGCCGGCTGATGGAAAAAGACATCTTCGATATTGAAGACTTCTACGCGATTCAGTTAGACAACGAAGCGGTATTTCTTCAACGGTGGTATGAACTGTTACTGGAACTACTGACGCGGGATGACACACTATTTCAGGAAGACATAAAAGCACTCAGCAGCTGGAACAATTGTGCATGCGAGGATTCTGTTGGATATACATTGGTTCGCAAATACCGCGATGAACTGATAGACAGATTGTTTGCGCCGTTGGAAACCCATCTAGAAGAGCAACAACTCTCACTCTCTCTGATTGAACGACAAATTGAACCCGCACTTTGGCAGTTGGTTAAAGAGCAGCCTGAATCTTGGCTGCCAAAGAATACGGCCGATTGGAATCAGTTTCTTGTTATGGCATACCTTGAGATGCGTGACAACCTGATGATTGAAATGACAGGTCACGCGAATGGGTCTTTGCAGGCGCTCAAGTGGGGGGCGGTAAATCAACTTGAAGTTCAGCATCCATTCAGCCGTCAGATCCCTATTCTTGGCAGCATTCTGGATATGCCGCCGGTAGCTGGCTTTGGAGATCGCTTTATGCCAGCAGTTCAAGGGCGAACTTTTGGTGCTTCTCAGCGTCTGATTGTTCAGCCCGGTGATGAAATAAATGGCGTTTTAACGCTTCCTGGTGGGCAGAGTGGGCACCCTCTATCGCCTTTCTATCGAAAAGGCTTTGAATCTTATAGCAATAATGCTTTTACGCCTTTGCTTCCCGGCCCTCCGGTACAACAAATTTCATTTGAGCCGAATTAA